The stretch of DNA agtctcgtcggcttgtgatcctgccatgggtagcagcaatagaaacacacaagaatatgatcctacagactactaacaagaggtggtggtggatgtcacaaatccgtcaagcaaatctcaaattcttaccagttcttacccagcagcaggcggtgatcggcaaccgtcgtagtcagaactctcaaagcttggatagagcgattaccagggagagtcaaacgcacgacgtagatgtatgtggagctaggaaggcttataatatggtagcaaaaagggtcagcaataatcaatttagagatgcaaagttaaataaacgctcaacgacggtactgtgctggtcctaggctagaccgtactagagacgcgagcctagaacacgaacaaaatcacggcgcggcacgtaaacaagggaggagcactctctgatttttttttttcacttttttgcactttttttcctttttttcttttttttgctccgcaacaattttttttttcgaaaaagtctacaaatggtcgaaaaacagcctagccagaattttccagacttagtttttttttgagtttggaactatttttcttctgcgggtagcacggaatctcaggagtactactctgtcacgactcgaagtatcgcgtgatctggaactcgaaaacaaagcaacaaatactggactcggactggtagcggagatgaatctggtggaactcggactggtggcggcgatgaatctggtggaactcggactggtggttgtatatggtgatggtatatgtggactcggattggtgattgtatatggcgatggtatatgtggactcggatggtggttgtatatggcagcggcgatgtgtatggtggggtggtggtatatggcaatgatgatgacgatggtgcggcgacggcgtgacaacctgtgaatagaactcgaaactctaagggcctagacgctaagaccagcaactcgacacgacgatgcaaccgtaaattcaacaaagcaaaactctaaaaagactatgcaaaggctcagattggttcggatatgatgaactagccCTATTTTTTTGttggcttttttcgtggactgtaggtatgaagaacagactcgatctaaactatgaaaacttgaaaatctcaccaagcaacctaaaaatctgataccacttgatagaggcaaaggtgtcccatctttcgatgaggtggtggctatcgttttagaggaagtcgactttgacgacccgactacgaacctgcgaggacgtcgtgccttagcaatcgctaaaccaactctgaggggttattgaccacgccggagcacgatcaacctgaccacgagggcctgtttcctgtgagcaaatgaagaacaagcaagaaactgagattgcaatctggatattgcgaatataagatgaaagatttattgatcaaggtggggttctgtgacgtcttggtctggtcgttggacacaaacgaagtacgtgaagttgcagctatggcgaacttttaatctaaacaaaaccaaagtctaaacgacgcctaagggctgtatatatggtggaagagggggggggggatttcatggcccttggaagaggggtccgaaaccaaccctaactcttgtttccccacacatacggactctaaaaacagcctatacttaagtatttcgaaaatacatgggtctggcccaataataaggtgacgcggcacctaaaatagcctctggacgaaatttatgaagtggcatcttgtatatttcgttcaaggcttcatgcactccttatggtggcttcaaagtcctgaaatcatcacttgtaactccgttctggatccccttgcgcatgacatcatctccacgcttgaacttgttccaaggttcatctttcttgtccaagctaggcccttcatttgtaagcaagacaaatgtatccaatttaggcagcatcatattctcatgaatattataatcgttaccaagaaacgaaagtacctgataattcaattagcGTGcgcgctgtgggtgtaacaatggtattgatgtcctcatcattggaCTATGCTGAAATTTGACGTAGGGGGTTTCTATAGTCAGGGTAATGTCCTGGTAACTTTTCAGCAAttataaagcaaaataaaatgtagttgcttcacaaactgaaaatattaCCAGAAACAAAGATTCGATGGTGAGCTCATATGTATTGTTAGATAGAGCTCAACTTTTGTGTAGAGCTATGACTTTGGCATATAGAATGTGAGGCAAAAAATCAACTCATTACGATATTCCTAtcgtgtacttccttcacaaagcttctaggtgaatagaaactttggaaatttgccgaggaagatttactaggaaaatataGCTGAATATTGGCATGTGGAAATGATTTGGGTGTGGAAGATTGACTAAAAAGTTTGAGGGCAATAGGAGTGGTATAGATAGTtcctgctttgcaacgtgccaatctggacagaaaataaaaattgaagctgagctcacatagatgatttgattgagctacaatttggaggagggtgataatttgggcatatgaaggaactgtataaatttcatgccatttggatgtgcatagctagtacttccttcacaaagcttctacttgaacaaaaactttggaaatttgccgaggaacatTTACTTTGAGAACAGCTGAGACGATGCCAAGTCCGCAACCTGAGGCACTGGTCCAACAGTCGGCACACCGCCGCCCCATCCACCACATCCACAGACCGAGATCGATGCTACAACAAGAAGATGACTCCCTAACTAAGTCGCAAGTTCCCACCTCGGCTTGATCGGCGGCGACCGAAAGCCAAGAAGCCCGACTCCAAGGCAACAACATGCCAAACCTCGCTCGAGGAGTACCCAACCCCGGGCAGGAGGTCCATGTCAAACTCCATACCCGATGGTCGATCTGTGTCGCCGATTCGCTGTCAAGACACGAACCGGGACAAGGTGAGCGCTGCtccatgaagagagagaggccgctcATGGCGGGCGGCAACTCCGGTCGCCAAGCAATCGTGCCAATGCCATGCCCCGCCTCTCCATCACCTCCTGATGCCATGATCCGCCACCACCAGTCCAAGTCACGGCCACCACCCACCTCCCCATGTCCCGCCTTCACGCCCGCGGGAAGGACCGCCGGTATCCACCGCCTTCATCATCCGCGACCGAAGCCCCATGGACGCCCAAGCATGTTGCCTCCAGCCCAAGCCGCGAGGACACACAGGGATCCAGAACACCGTCGCATGCCACCCACCAGCAAGCACCCAGACGGGCCCATTCCCTTGCCTCACGCCACGTCGGAGCCTCGGCGACAGATCCGGacggaaggagggagagggtggggGGTTTCTACCTTTAATCTTCCGCTACGGGTTGCCCAGTCGCATGGGGAGAGTGACTGGTCCAACTAGGCCGTCAGTGATAAACGTCAACGCTGACGGTTAGCCAGATCATCAGTCAGACGATTTCTATTGGTGTACTGCCGCCGGCAGGGCACAGAAAATCAATCAATCTAGCCACGctttattttatattataataattatAAGGAAAACATCCCCTTAGCAAGGCAAGGAGTGGGCGGGAGCATTCCTCTCTGCCCATTTCCCGGGCTCTCCTCCAAACAGGGCAATGCCACGGCGACCACCCATAGAAATTGGGCCACGCATCAGAAGGATTTAATCGTCGTCGACCCCTGCCCTCCACCCCACGTTCGCGCCCTGCTTAAAATTAGGCAGGCGCGGCGCCCCTTTTTAATTTTTTCGGGGCCGGACCTGCCAACCTCCCTCCCTCCACGTACAATACAATGCAATGCCGGCCGCAGCAGTAGTGCGCGACATGTCCCCGCGCCTCGCTGTTGTTTCTTGATTTCTTCTCTCTGCTCATTGTGTTGTTTGGTCCTCTTTGGTCTAACCTGAGATCTATCAACGATCGTTATTGCGGCTCTTGTCCTTGTTCCTGGGTGAGGAGAGGACGCCGGCCGTTTCTAGCACCGGGTGCTGCTGATCCTGTTCTTCGTCACGGCGGCGGCCTTATCGCTCTGGTCTCCGGGAAGCCGCGGCGGTGCACGACCGCCGGGGCCAACGTGCCCACGCCTTGCGCGTCAAGCTCGAGGCGGTGGGCTGGGTGATGGTGCGGTTCCTCCGGCGGCATAGCCTTGACAAGAGCAACTCGCACACCCACCTACGGAAGGAGGAGCAAGAGAGCAACAGCTGTACAGAAAGCGACACGGCGGAGATGCAAGAGCCCGGTGGCAATGGCGGCGGGGGTGCTCCCCCGCTGCCCAACGGCCGGACGGCGCCTCGCTCCCGTCTCGCACGCGACGGGCCGCCCTCAGGCACGCCAGTTTTGATTGATTCATTTTGCTAAACTGCGTTTTAATTAGTTATAAGGTGCCagttaatttggtcgatgcgattgTGCCAGTTAACCATTCTGGCTTGTTTTGTTTGGTCAGATTTGGACGTGATGAAGGAGAGATTTGCGAAGCTGCTGCTTGGAGAGGACATGTCAGGGACCGGGAAAGGCGTGCCGTCGGCTCTAGCGCTGTCCAACGCCATCACCAACCTGGCCGCGTCCGTCTTTGGGGAGCACCGCAAGCTGGAACCCATGGCGCCGGACACCAAGGAGCGGTGGAAGAAGGAGGTCGGCTGGTTGCTGTCCGTCACCGACCACATCGTCGAGTTTGTCCCGACAAGACAGACCGCCGAGAACGGCACTACCATGGAGGTAACAAGCTCTTCTTTCCATCTGACTAATAGTATCTATCATTGTAACATCTTGGGGTTTTCCTTTCCTATCCACAGATCATGTCGACAGCGCAGCGTCGCGACCTGCAGATGAATATCCCCGCTCTGCGCAAGCTAGACGCCATGCTGATTGTAAGTGCTATTAGCTTATTATGCATCTCCAACGGCAACATGCAAAAAACCTCCCACATTCATCTACGTATAGGAAATCAGTCCGCGGATACCGATACGGAAGGTCGACATCCAATACTAACCGCATACATTTTCACAGTAACTCGAATCAACGGCAGAAATTAAATCAGAAAGAATGAATTttaatataaacatgccggatttcatttaaAGTGGATATTTGTACATAAATTTCATCCAATAAACTAAAAATCTAAAATTAAGAACCTGAACTATCATATactagccaatgccgggctggccggctgctcctcctccatcatcgTTGCCTGTCGCCGTTGGAGGAGTTGTCGTCGCGCTTGGGGCGGCGGAAGGTGGTGGCGTCGCGGCAATGCTTCCCGATGGTCGCCTGACGCTCACGGATGATCCTCTCCACCTCCTCTTGCGTCGTGCACAATTAGAGCATCTCCACTAGTCCCCCAAAAGGCCCTCAGGAGCACTTTTTCATCGTCGGCAATGAAAAAGGTCTCCACTCATGCCCCTAGGATCACCTTTTTCGCCGAATTCGTCAAATTTTAGCGCCTGCAGTCCCACCCCAAACCCAGCCCCCTGAGAGGCATCTGGAAGCGCCGGCAATATGTTTATCCATGCAAAGGCCCACATGCAGTCTCTCTCCTCTCACTTTTCACCTGACACgcacgagctctctctctctctcctcgtctTTTCTTCCAACAACCGCGCCGCTCGCCGTCTCTTGCCGTTGTGCCTGCCGCCGGGGCCGCCCTACGTGGCTGCTCGCGCGTGCGCGTCCGGAGCCGCGGTAGCTCGTCTCTGACGCCGCGGGAGCTCGTCCGCCGGTGTGTGGCCGTGGCGTGGCCGGGCCGAAGCTCGCTGCACGCGGACGCCGGCTCACTGCTGCTCGCTGCCTGCACACCTCTGCCACCGCACGGTCGCGGTCGCGCTTCTTCAACCTCCGCCAtcgaggccgagctggaggccaggGAGCGGACGGCCTCCTACACCAGCGACGGCCAGGCGGAGCAGCGCGGGCATGACCGTGGACGCCCACCTGGACGACGCGGCCGGGACGACGTGGGCGGAGCTCGCTGGAGCGCGCGACGGCCGGGACAACGAGTCCGCGACCGCAGCGCCCGACGCGCCCCTGGCCGCGCCTGAGCCAGACCTTGCGGCACCCCGCGCCCGCCCGCACTACTGCCACTGCTCATCCGGCCAGCGCTTCGGACGCCATGGCCAGAGCTTCGCTCCCGCGCGCGGTCGTGCGCCCCTGGCCGCGCCCCCTACCCGCTTGGTCGTGCCCCCACGAGCACTTGCGAGCTGCTGTTGCCTCCTGCGCACCCCGCGTCGCCTCTGGCCGCGGCCCTGCCTGCTACTTGCGCCGCTATTGCTGCCTCCTGCGCGCCCCGCCTCGCCTCTGGCCGCGCCCCCTGCCCGCttggctgcctcggcgccgtcggcgACCTCCTTGGCGAAGGGGATGGACTCCGCGATGTTGTCCGCGACTGCGCGGCGACAGACCGGCAAGGGCGGCGAGCAGCAGGAGGTACGTGCGTGGGGGGCAACGAGTGGATATTTTTTCATCCCCGGACTAAATGTTGCGCCGGCAGCCCCCCAAGGGGCGAAAAAATGCCTCCTGGGGGCtcaatggctggagatgctcttaagccgcggccaccgaggacgtgggctggGGGAGAGGGCGGCGGTTGTTGGACGCGCCGTCGTTGGTGGCTGCGGCGATCTCGGTGAGGGACCATTCCTCGTCGTACCTGGCCATCTCCCTGTTGAGGCGGCAGAGACGACGCTTGGCCGTCTCAGACGTCGTCACGGAGCGATCCAGGGCCTAGGCGTATGCCACGTCTGGGTCCGCCGCGATGTGCGACGGCGGGATGTCGGAGTCTGCGAACTAGGATCGACAGAGTCCAACTAGCGCCTTTCCCGGTCGACGTACTCCTGCGCCGTCTTGGCGCTCCGGGACGACGATAAGGAGCTGCCGCAGAGGTAGTGCGGAATGCGCCCACGTGCCTTGGGCAGGCGTGACGGCGGCAAGCGGCGCTCCTCCTTGACGACGCGCCGAGGCGGTGGCCAGCGGCGCTCCTCCTTGACGACGCGCCGAGGCGGTGGCCAGCGGCGCTCCTCCTTCACAACACGCCGGGGCGGCGGCGAGAACCACTCTTCCTTGACGCGGCGGCGAAGAGCGTGGAGGGGATGTCGGCTCCGGCATCACAGGGAGGAGCTTCCCCGGTGGCGGAGCCGGGCCGTTGGTGTGGATGACAGAGCGACGGAGCACCGGCTCCATTTGCTCCTCAAACTCTGCATCGATGCCGGCGTAGACCTAGCCCCGCACCGATGGTGCGAAttgtggtggtggcggcggtggatgCTGGTCCTCCTCGTCGCCGGAGGAGTTGACGACCTCCTCCCGCCTCGAGCCGCCGCCAGCCGACCAGGACAACGGCCTCGGAGTCCTAGGGCGGCGTCTCCACGAGCCCGGGAACCGCCTGCCGGCGCCGACGCCCAGGACTTGCCCTTCGCCAGAGATGTAAGGGGggtgggcgaggaggaggaggagggggaggaagaagaaggatgcGGTGTGAACGGCGCCGGAGCGCAGCTTAAATAGTTGCGCCCAGGCCATGCGAAGGGTCAGTCAGCCGCTTCAATGCGGCACATCGAATGGAGTTGGTTCCTCGGTAACATGCGTCCGCATTGAAGCGGCGGCTGTCGAGAGGTCGCGTCGGTCAGCACCGCCCTCCCTCCTCTGGTCAAATAACGGCATCAATGCCGACCTCTATGTGCTCTCAGCCGGCATGAATGCGACGCGGTAAGCGATGCGTGCTTCAGAAGAAAAACGTGGGAGGGGCGGGTCACGAGTTTTGGGTGgatcagggcggtcagaagcgggcttggggATCCAGACTCCTGCAAACCTCTACATTTTTGTCTCTGATTTTCAGGAGAAATCATGTTCGAACCGTCTCGCGGACCGATACAGATCGGCGTTGCATAATTTCTGCGCTCCGGACAATATCATCCGAATGATTGTGAAAGGTTTACGGTCCACCTTGAAGATGCCCTTACCAATCATTTACTTACTACGTATGGATTGATTGGACCAAGAGAGATCCTGAACTGAGCTAAAGTAATGGTCGTAATGCACGAATATGAATGTTTGGTGGCGGCATGCATGCAGGGTTACATGGACAACTTCGTGGACCAGACCGAGTTCTGGTACGAGAAGGGCGGCGACAACAAGCGCGACGACGACAAGTGGTGGATGCCGACGGTGAAGGTGCCGGCGGGGGGCCTGTCGGATGTGACCCGCAAGTGGCTGCAGTACCAGAAGGAGTGCGTGAACCAGGTGCTCAAGGCCGCCATGGCCATCAACGCGCAGgtgctggtggagatggagatcccAGAGATCTACATCGAGTCGCTCCCCAAGAAGGGCAAGACGAGCCTGGGCGACGCCATCTACCGGAGCATCACCGACGAGGAGTTCGATCCGATCGAGTTCCTGGAAGGGGTGGACCTGTCGACGGAGCACAAGGTGCTTGATCTCAAGAACCGCATCGAGGCCTCCACCATCATCTGGAAGCGCAAGATGCAGACCAAGGACGCCAAGTCCTCCTGGGGTTCCATCATCAGCTTCGAGAAGCGCGAGCAGTTCGAGGAGCGCGCCGAGACCATCCTCCACCTCCTCAAGCTTCAGTTCCCCGGAGCCCCACAGTCACAGCTCGACATCTCCAAGATCCAATACAACAGGGTACATACCTGCGCCTTCCCGACCATTCATGATGCGTCATGCATGTCATGGTTCGCTCGTTGGTTGTTGATGGTGAAGTTGCATCGGCAGGATGTTGGTTACGCGCTCCTGGAGAGCTACTCGCGCGTCCTAGAGAGCCTGGCGTATAGCGTGATCTCGAGGATCGAGGACGTGCTGGGTGCGGACGCGGCGGCCACGAACctgacggcgagcgaggcggctcGGAGGCAGCTGGAGATGAACGCGCCAAGGAAGCTGGACGCCAGGGAGGAGCTGGAGAAGCTCAACGAGGCGCCGGCGTCCATGACGCTCTACGACTTCATGGGATGGCACTTCGACCAGGACGAGCTCAtgaggaagaaggaggggggcacGCTCGACGAGGCCGGCGAGGCcatgctgctcaagaaggcgccaaGCCTCGCCCCCAAGAAGTTCTCCTACGTGGACAGCCTCACCGGCGGCGTAAGGAGCCCCTCCGCGCGTCACTGATCGTACGCCATTGTCATCTCGAGAGAGCCAGGCCAGCACAGATCGATCAAAGCAACAACGGGAACCAATCGATCCAAGATGGCATGGCAATGTACATATCTGAGGAGTGCACTTCGTACGTATTGGAGATCGACATTGGAGTGCACAGATCATCACCGGCTCGATCGATGCATCGGCCGGACTCGTTCATCCCTCACATATACAGTAGACCGGATCGAGCAATTCTAGAGGACGGGAAAAGGACGAATGAACAGGATGGTTTGATCAGCTACACATTATTTTACTCTCCTTGCTCTCCGCCCGACATGTGCATGCAAGAACTTGCTTTGCTTTGCTCGGGTTGCTGTTGTACGTACGTGGCTACTTCCCGGGAGAGGAGACGCTGAACTCTGTGGTATGTGTATAGCCAGCGGGCAAACACATTGTATTCGTTGATTTGATTTAACCTAACCATTTCTAGACTCGGTTCCCCTGTTTCAGAGGGCAAACACACCTGATTATGCCAATTACCATTCTAGCTTGTTCTGTTCGTTTGGATTTGGACGTGATGAAGGAGAGATTTGCGAAACTACTGCTCCAAATCTGTTGTTTAACGGATTGGAAATTGTACACCTCATGCCAAACTTGGCAGGAGAATGAGCAGCCAGCGAGGATGTGTTGCATGCACTCTGGCTCCTGGTCACAAAGGATGCAGTGAGGCACGTGTGGAAGCCCGCCTAGTTAGTCGGTTGGCAGACCAACATTGCTTTAGGAGGGCATGAGTTGGTCGGGGATCGGGGAAAGGGTGGTGTGACGCAGAAGCCGCTAGAGATCGACGTACTAGACTGTTGCCGTAGGTCCGAGAGCATCGTAGATGTCACGGATCCATTATCAACCGTCCTTCGTTTGTCGCGTCGTCCGAGGACAAAGGCGAAGACAAGAGACACAAGCTCCGCAGTGTATCGGCCATTGATCCGGTGATCAAACCAGAAAAGACAAGTCTTGTCATCCTTGAGCTACCAAGTGGTAGAGGATGCACGATCACAACTACCTCAAAATCGCGAGGTAGCGCTAGATGGCTCCGGGGGCAGCCTGGGTTTGTTCTCTGAAGCCATGCCCAAGAGCGTGTAAAGCAAGGTTGGTGTGGTACAGGTTGCACACACCAAGGCCACGAAGTTGAATGGGCCGGCAAACACGCAGCCAGTTGACTTGCATTGACCCCCACGAACGTCTTTACGACTGCCCCAAAGGAAGACACTGATCACCTGATTGATCCTTGCCAGGATGGGCTTGTTCATGGCAATGGCAATGAGAAAGTAGGCGGGCATCACACATAGGATCTGGCAAACGAGAGATATTCTATCTCCAAGAGAGAGCATAGAGGCATGTTAGGTAGAGACCTTCTTCTCAATATTCTCCATGAGAGGAAGTAGCACAAGCATTGGCATCTTGCCGAGAGAAAGGGGGAGGCCCAGATTGAACCGGGAAGGTACTGGTAGAGCACGCGTGGTTGTTTTGGATTGCGTCTATGTGCTCGTAAGAGCAACAGATCGGTGTAGCAAAAAATTTGCAATGTTCCCCGACGCAATCCCGAAGACGTGGAGGATCTCCTTGATGGTCAAGATGTCGTGTTGATCCGGATGACATAATACAATGACAACATCAGCGTAGAGGCACACACTTAGGGCGATGTGTTGGGCGGTGAGGTGCTGCAATAACCCAAGCTCTACCGCACTTCGAATGAGGAATTAAAGAACGATGATTTCCAAAGAAAACAACATTGGAGACAACGGATCGCCTTGTCGGAGGCTACGGGCGTGCGACACTCGAGGCCCCAGGACTCTGTTGACCATCACTCGGGTGGAAGCAGTGGCGAGAAGGATCAATATCCATGCGCACGAACAAGGGTCAAATCCAAGATGCTGGAGAATCTCGAGAAGGAATGGCCAAGAGACAGAGTCGAATGCTTTGTCTGTGCCAATTTTCAGCGTCATACGGGGCACCTTGAGGTTATGCAGTAGGCATGTGGTCTGCTGAACCAACAAAAAGTTGTCATAAATGCTCCCACCAGTGATGAACGGGCTCTGGTTTATGGAAACCATGAGACCGAGGCATGGGGAAAGCCGAAGGGAGAGAGCCTTGGTGAACAACTTCGCAAGGAGGTGGATGAGGTTCATGGGGAAAAAGTCAAAGAGGGTCTTGGCATCAACATGGGAGAGTGATGTACGCTTCATTAAGCTTATGGAAGCCCTGTCCTTTGTGACAGTGATAGAGGTAATGGTGCCCCGATGTTTCAATAAGatagctatcattttctgtgggattcAACTTTGACGATCGGACTACGAGCATGTGAgaggtcgcgccttagcaatcactaaacggacttccgagggttatt from Triticum dicoccoides isolate Atlit2015 ecotype Zavitan chromosome 6A, WEW_v2.0, whole genome shotgun sequence encodes:
- the LOC119316798 gene encoding rho guanine nucleotide exchange factor 8-like, yielding MVRFLRRHSLDKSNSHTHLRKEEQESNSCTESDTAEMQEPGGNGGGGAPPLPNGRTAPRSRLARDGPPSDLDVMKERFAKLLLGEDMSGTGKGVPSALALSNAITNLAASVFGEHRKLEPMAPDTKERWKKEVGWLLSVTDHIVEFVPTRQTAENGTTMEIMSTAQRRDLQMNIPALRKLDAMLIGYMDNFVDQTEFWYEKGGDNKRDDDKWWMPTVKVPAGGLSDVTRKWLQYQKECVNQVLKAAMAINAQVLVEMEIPEIYIESLPKKGKTSLGDAIYRSITDEEFDPIEFLEGVDLSTEHKVLDLKNRIEASTIIWKRKMQTKDAKSSWGSIISFEKREQFEERAETILHLLKLQFPGAPQSQLDISKIQYNRDVGYALLESYSRVLESLAYSVISRIEDVLGADAAATNLTASEAARRQLEMNAPRKLDAREELEKLNEAPASMTLYDFMGWHFDQDELMRKKEGGTLDEAGEAMLLKKAPSLAPKKFSYVDSLTGGVRSPSARH